From the Chitinolyticbacter meiyuanensis genome, one window contains:
- a CDS encoding TonB family protein has protein sequence MRKLLFISFAVIAIARFASAQDATPDHTQLPTGLQVKYPKTSIENHEEGSVLVSLIVSKNGEPKDIRVSKTSGYAALDEAAKTAVMNARFSPARTKTGDPVDAKLYVPVKFSLNSAKESIQISHSEDNAVLSIKIRKIYRGLTRDLGYQLQKLPTFAPEFIVLDVRGNSGGLIYESSGLASVFMEADLKIAELKQNNSTFIIKTGKKFYQKDEIKIDFLSDVPNYLKTLPLLTLVDEKTAGSAELVVAGLQSHGRAKIAGKKTAGMTAIDSNGKDPAEWQLPNGGSLKNKGLTPDFPLENSTLESIGTNLLIPEEIRDSLLGHSH, from the coding sequence ATGCGTAAACTGCTATTCATCTCTTTTGCCGTCATTGCCATTGCCCGTTTTGCCAGCGCTCAGGACGCAACTCCGGATCATACGCAACTCCCAACCGGGCTGCAGGTAAAGTATCCAAAAACCTCTATAGAGAACCATGAAGAAGGAAGCGTTTTGGTTTCTCTGATCGTTTCAAAAAATGGCGAACCAAAGGATATTAGAGTCTCAAAAACATCTGGGTACGCCGCACTAGATGAAGCAGCTAAGACTGCAGTTATGAATGCTAGGTTTTCGCCTGCTCGAACAAAAACCGGGGACCCCGTTGACGCGAAGTTATATGTTCCCGTTAAATTTTCCCTCAATTCCGCAAAAGAATCCATTCAGATATCCCACTCAGAAGACAATGCTGTTTTGAGCATAAAGATCAGAAAAATCTATCGTGGATTGACTCGAGACCTAGGGTATCAACTGCAAAAACTACCAACCTTCGCCCCAGAATTCATTGTCCTCGACGTTCGAGGCAACTCGGGGGGGCTGATATACGAATCATCGGGGTTGGCCTCTGTATTCATGGAAGCCGACTTAAAAATTGCCGAATTAAAACAAAACAACAGCACTTTCATCATCAAAACCGGGAAAAAATTCTATCAAAAAGATGAAATAAAAATCGATTTTCTTTCTGACGTTCCTAATTACTTAAAAACCCTTCCGCTTTTAACCCTGGTAGACGAAAAAACCGCAGGCAGTGCGGAGCTCGTTGTTGCAGGATTGCAGTCACATGGCAGAGCAAAAATCGCAGGAAAAAAGACAGCAGGAATGACGGCCATAGATTCAAATGGGAAAGACCCTGCAGAGTGGCAGCTTCCAAACGGGGGGTCGCTTAAAAACAAGGGATTGACCCCTGATTTTCCACTAGAAAACTCGACACTTGAATCAATTGGGACCAACCTCTTAATTCCAGAGGAAATTCGAGATAGTCTTCTAGGTCATTCGCACTAA
- the trhO gene encoding oxygen-dependent tRNA uridine(34) hydroxylase TrhO, whose protein sequence is MSRITVCALYKFVALPAFADLRAPLQDLLDAHGIRGTLLLASEGINGTVAGSQAAIDAMLAWLNPRVGEISYKLSYDDAQPFNRTKVKLKKEIVTMGVEGIDPQRVVGTYVKPKDWNALISQPDVLLVDTRNDYEVQIGTFKGAINPKTDSFREFPAYVQQHLDPQQHKRVAMFCTGGIRCEKSTAYLKEQGFTEVYHLEGGILQYLEDVPAEETMWEGECFVFDGRVSVDHHLQKGQYDLCHACRLPITEADKRSPHYRAGVSCPHCHDQHSPEQLQAFIERERQVRLAQARGEQHIGGEVSDVAERRRQEKVQRKVEAAEANKREG, encoded by the coding sequence ATGTCCCGCATCACCGTCTGCGCCCTCTACAAATTCGTTGCCCTGCCCGCTTTCGCCGACCTGCGCGCCCCGCTGCAAGACCTGCTCGACGCGCATGGCATCCGCGGCACGCTGCTGCTCGCTTCGGAGGGCATCAACGGCACCGTGGCCGGCAGCCAGGCCGCGATCGATGCGATGCTGGCCTGGCTGAACCCGCGCGTGGGCGAGATCTCGTACAAGCTCTCCTATGACGACGCCCAGCCGTTCAACCGCACCAAGGTGAAGCTGAAAAAGGAAATCGTCACCATGGGCGTGGAAGGGATCGATCCGCAACGCGTGGTCGGCACCTACGTGAAGCCCAAGGATTGGAACGCGCTGATCTCGCAGCCGGACGTGCTGTTGGTCGATACCCGCAACGATTACGAAGTGCAGATCGGCACCTTCAAGGGCGCGATCAATCCCAAGACCGACAGCTTCCGCGAATTCCCCGCCTATGTGCAGCAGCACCTCGATCCCCAGCAGCACAAGCGCGTGGCGATGTTCTGCACCGGCGGCATCCGCTGCGAGAAATCGACCGCGTATTTGAAGGAGCAGGGCTTTACCGAGGTCTACCACCTGGAAGGTGGCATCCTGCAATACCTGGAAGACGTACCGGCCGAAGAGACGATGTGGGAGGGCGAATGCTTCGTGTTCGACGGCCGCGTCTCGGTGGACCATCACCTGCAGAAGGGCCAGTACGACCTGTGCCATGCCTGCCGCTTACCGATCACCGAGGCCGACAAGCGCAGCCCGCATTACCGCGCCGGCGTAAGCTGCCCGCACTGCCACGACCAGCACAGCCCGGAGCAGCTGCAGGCCTTTATCGAGCGCGAACGCCAGGTGCGTTTGGCGCAGGCTCGCGGGGAGCAGCATATTGGTGGAGAGGTATCGGATGTGGCGGAGCGGCGGCGGCAGGAGAAGGTGCAGCGGAAGGTGGAGGCGGCGGAAGCGAATAAGCGGGAGGGGTAG
- the mgtE gene encoding magnesium transporter, whose amino-acid sequence MTTTPRKTQENFQDTLAQVQRLLARHKLVEGMVHKQDMHKHELVEKLVHKQNLAELSIKLERLHPADIADLLEALPLPDRLTVWELVRTERDGEILLEVSDAVRESLLAAMESHEIVAAAGQLDADELADLAPDLPEHVLSEVMGGLDEDERAQVQSALSYREHEVGAIMDFDMVTVREDVSLEAVLRYLRRLGDLPEHTDKLFVIDRERALKGVLSLKRLLVNAPQRQVAEVMARDVVVFSPDGRADDAAHAFERYDLVSAPVLDSNHRVVGRLTVDAMVDVIRDESDVLSFAGLKEEDLFSSIWKSAKNRGPWLALNICTAFLASRVIGAFEATIAHLVALATLMPIVSGIGGNTGTQTMTLIIRGLALGQITASNARRLVIKELGIALLNGTLWGAVLGLIAWALYGQIALGAVMMSAMVLNLQVAALVAIIVPMTMQKLGRDPAYGSSVLLTASTDSMGFFIFLGLATVFLT is encoded by the coding sequence ATGACCACCACGCCCCGCAAGACGCAGGAAAACTTCCAGGACACGCTGGCCCAGGTGCAGCGCCTGTTGGCGCGGCACAAGCTGGTCGAGGGCATGGTGCACAAGCAGGACATGCACAAGCACGAGCTGGTCGAGAAGCTGGTGCACAAGCAGAACCTCGCCGAGCTGTCGATCAAGCTGGAACGGCTGCACCCGGCCGACATTGCCGACCTGCTGGAAGCGCTGCCGCTGCCTGACCGGCTCACGGTGTGGGAGCTGGTGCGCACCGAGCGCGATGGCGAAATCCTGCTGGAAGTGTCCGACGCGGTGCGCGAATCGCTGCTCGCCGCGATGGAAAGCCACGAGATCGTCGCCGCCGCCGGCCAGCTCGATGCCGACGAACTGGCCGACCTCGCGCCCGATCTGCCCGAACACGTGCTGTCCGAGGTCATGGGCGGGCTGGACGAGGACGAGCGTGCCCAGGTGCAGAGCGCGCTGTCGTACCGCGAGCACGAGGTTGGCGCCATCATGGACTTCGACATGGTGACGGTGCGCGAGGATGTCTCGCTGGAGGCGGTGCTGCGCTACCTGCGCCGGCTGGGCGATCTGCCGGAGCACACCGACAAGCTGTTCGTGATCGACCGCGAGCGCGCGCTCAAGGGCGTGCTGTCGCTGAAGCGCTTGCTGGTGAACGCACCGCAGCGCCAGGTGGCCGAAGTGATGGCGCGCGACGTGGTGGTGTTCTCGCCGGATGGCCGCGCCGACGATGCCGCACACGCCTTCGAGCGCTACGACCTGGTATCGGCGCCGGTGCTCGACAGCAACCACCGCGTGGTCGGCCGCCTCACCGTCGATGCCATGGTCGACGTGATCCGCGACGAATCGGATGTGCTGTCCTTCGCCGGCCTGAAAGAAGAGGATCTGTTCTCCAGCATCTGGAAATCGGCCAAGAACCGCGGGCCATGGCTGGCGCTCAACATCTGCACCGCCTTCCTCGCCAGCCGGGTGATCGGCGCATTCGAGGCCACCATCGCCCACCTCGTCGCGCTCGCCACGCTGATGCCCATCGTCTCCGGCATCGGCGGCAATACCGGCACCCAGACGATGACGCTGATCATCCGGGGTCTGGCGCTGGGCCAGATCACCGCCAGCAACGCGCGCCGGCTGGTGATCAAGGAGCTCGGCATCGCCCTGTTGAACGGCACGTTGTGGGGCGCGGTGCTGGGGCTGATCGCCTGGGCGCTGTACGGCCAGATCGCGCTTGGCGCCGTGATGATGAGCGCCATGGTGCTCAATCTGCAAGTCGCCGCCCTCGTCGCCATCATCGTGCCGATGACGATGCAAAAGCTCGGCCGCGACCCGGCCTATGGCTCCAGCGTGCTGCTCACCGCCAGCACCGACAGCATGGGTTTCTTCATCTTCCTCGGCCTTGCCACGGTGTTCCTGACCTAG
- the corA gene encoding magnesium/cobalt transporter CorA, which yields MLAAFVLAEGRLRQIPVTTAADLAQPAVVWVDLVDPTDEERELVQAVFRVELPEDEDLEDIEESARCYVDHAGLHINSYFLHQDSDGADNVTVAFHLNRGRLLTMRQEELAVFRLFRLRARVQSGFVETAEDILLSIYAISVEYDADVLEGIYTALDQVSQEVLKRSDEINDEKMGETLAHIAKQEDVNGKVRLDLMDTRRALSFLLRSRVLDREQENDLREILRDLESLNNHTGFLFEKINFLMDAVMGLINLAQNKIIKIFSIASVVFLPPTMIASVYGMNFDLMPELHWQGGYPLAIGLMVCSGIAPYWFFKRKGWL from the coding sequence ATGCTTGCAGCATTCGTCCTGGCCGAAGGCCGTCTGCGCCAGATCCCGGTGACGACCGCGGCCGACCTCGCTCAGCCTGCGGTGGTATGGGTGGACCTGGTCGATCCCACCGACGAGGAGCGCGAGCTGGTGCAGGCCGTGTTCCGCGTCGAGCTGCCGGAAGACGAGGACCTCGAGGACATCGAGGAATCCGCCCGCTGCTACGTGGACCATGCCGGGCTGCACATCAATTCCTACTTCCTGCACCAGGACAGCGACGGCGCCGACAACGTGACGGTGGCCTTCCACCTGAACCGCGGCCGGCTCCTCACCATGCGCCAGGAGGAGCTGGCGGTGTTCCGGCTGTTCCGCCTGCGTGCCCGGGTACAGAGCGGTTTTGTCGAGACGGCCGAGGACATCCTGCTTTCCATCTACGCGATCTCGGTGGAATACGACGCCGACGTGCTCGAAGGCATCTACACCGCGCTCGATCAGGTGAGCCAGGAAGTGCTCAAGCGCTCGGACGAGATCAACGACGAGAAGATGGGCGAGACGCTGGCCCACATCGCCAAGCAGGAAGACGTGAACGGCAAGGTGCGGCTCGACCTGATGGATACCCGCCGTGCGCTCTCGTTCCTGCTGCGCAGCCGCGTGCTCGATCGCGAGCAGGAGAACGACCTGCGCGAGATCCTGCGCGATCTGGAATCCCTGAACAACCACACCGGCTTCCTGTTCGAGAAGATCAACTTCCTGATGGATGCGGTGATGGGCCTGATCAACCTGGCGCAGAACAAGATCATCAAGATCTTCTCCATCGCCAGCGTGGTGTTCCTGCCGCCGACCATGATCGCCAGCGTGTATGGCATGAACTTCGACCTGATGCCGGAGCTGCACTGGCAGGGCGGCTACCCGCTCGCCATTGGCCTGATGGTGTGCTCGGGCATCGCGCCGTACTGGTTCTTCAAGCGCAAGGGCTGGCTGTAA
- a CDS encoding bifunctional diguanylate cyclase/phosphodiesterase: MPAAPKPADEDRRLAILQQLELLDSPPEEAFDRITRLAARMLQVPIALVTLIDEDRQWFKSCQGLAERQTPRQVSFCGHAILGRELMEIPDATQDSLFRDNPVVTGPPYVRFYAGYPLKSLEGVRLGTLCVIDRVPRRLSATERDTLADLAGLVEEELHAREVGCVARATQNALEAERARREAQFRATFEQAAVGIAHVTPGAHWLRANQRLCELLGYSAEVLQEMDFSNFLGDDDLARVRAAADRMQAGVQSGFQLDLQFHLAGQRRHWFHVTVSMASPKYEEPYFIVVVEDIQARKEAQENLARLNVELEARVAERTAVLNQTNAALQGALNEVKHTRNQLRSLTDNIPGLIAHVGPDMVYRFNNATYGDWFGVRYLHLAGRHMREIWGEREHLDPYVDRVLAGQRVQFETLRDGRHVEISLVPVPEIAGDGYYVLGYDITAQKTAQATMERMAQEDTLTGLPNRRAIMKRVTEAIARQQRHGKPLVLMFLDLDGFKGVNDRHGHDAGDEVLREFARRLTASVRATDTVARLGGDEFTILLEDVTSARHDAVLVADKVANAMQQPIVLEGGESVRLTTSIGIALHLPGEPTKVDELLDRADAAMYVAKRAGKNRYVITDQHGTGEQH; the protein is encoded by the coding sequence TTGCCTGCCGCCCCCAAGCCTGCCGACGAAGACCGCCGCCTTGCCATCCTGCAGCAGCTGGAACTGCTGGACAGCCCGCCGGAGGAAGCCTTCGACCGCATCACCCGGCTGGCTGCGCGCATGCTGCAGGTGCCGATCGCGCTGGTGACGCTGATCGACGAGGACCGGCAGTGGTTCAAGTCCTGCCAGGGCCTGGCGGAGCGGCAGACCCCACGGCAGGTCTCGTTCTGCGGCCATGCCATCCTCGGGCGCGAGCTGATGGAGATCCCGGACGCCACCCAGGACTCGCTGTTCCGCGACAACCCGGTGGTGACCGGCCCGCCGTATGTGCGCTTCTATGCTGGTTACCCGCTCAAATCCTTGGAAGGCGTGCGCCTCGGTACGCTGTGCGTGATCGACCGGGTACCGCGCCGACTCTCCGCGACCGAGCGCGACACGCTGGCCGATCTCGCCGGTCTGGTCGAGGAGGAGCTGCATGCGCGCGAGGTCGGCTGCGTGGCCCGGGCGACGCAGAACGCGCTGGAGGCTGAGCGCGCCCGGCGCGAGGCGCAATTTCGCGCCACCTTCGAGCAGGCCGCCGTCGGCATCGCGCACGTCACGCCCGGCGCGCACTGGCTGCGTGCCAACCAGCGGCTGTGCGAGCTGCTGGGCTACAGCGCCGAAGTGCTGCAGGAGATGGACTTCAGCAACTTCCTTGGCGACGACGATCTTGCCCGTGTGCGCGCCGCGGCCGACCGGATGCAGGCTGGCGTGCAATCGGGCTTCCAGCTCGACCTGCAGTTTCATCTCGCAGGGCAGCGGCGCCACTGGTTCCATGTCACGGTTTCGATGGCCAGCCCCAAGTACGAGGAGCCTTACTTCATCGTGGTGGTCGAGGACATCCAGGCGCGCAAGGAGGCACAGGAAAACCTAGCCCGGCTCAATGTCGAGCTCGAAGCCCGGGTGGCCGAGCGCACCGCCGTGCTGAACCAGACCAACGCCGCGCTGCAGGGCGCACTGAACGAGGTGAAGCACACCCGCAACCAGCTGCGCTCGCTGACCGACAACATCCCCGGCCTGATCGCGCATGTGGGCCCGGACATGGTCTATCGCTTCAACAACGCCACCTATGGCGACTGGTTCGGCGTGCGCTACCTGCATCTGGCCGGGCGCCACATGCGCGAGATCTGGGGCGAGCGCGAACACCTCGACCCCTATGTGGACCGGGTGCTCGCCGGCCAGCGCGTCCAGTTCGAGACGCTACGCGACGGCCGCCATGTCGAGATCAGCCTGGTGCCGGTGCCGGAGATCGCCGGCGACGGCTACTACGTGCTCGGCTACGACATCACCGCGCAGAAGACTGCGCAGGCCACGATGGAGCGGATGGCACAGGAGGATACGCTGACCGGCCTGCCCAACCGTCGCGCCATCATGAAGCGCGTCACCGAAGCCATTGCCCGCCAGCAACGCCACGGCAAGCCCTTGGTGCTGATGTTCCTCGACCTCGATGGCTTCAAGGGCGTGAACGACCGCCATGGCCACGACGCCGGCGACGAGGTGCTGCGCGAATTCGCCCGGCGCCTCACCGCCAGCGTGCGTGCCACCGATACCGTGGCACGCCTGGGCGGCGACGAATTCACCATCCTGCTGGAAGACGTGACCAGCGCCCGCCACGATGCGGTGCTGGTCGCGGACAAGGTGGCCAATGCGATGCAGCAGCCGATCGTGCTCGAAGGGGGCGAGTCGGTGCGGCTGACCACCAGCATCGGCATTGCGTTGCACCTGCCGGGCGAGCCCACCAAGGTCGATGAACTGCTGGATCGGGCCGATGCGGCGATGTACGTGGCCAAGCGCGCCGGCAAGAATCGCTACGTGATCACCGACCAGCACGGCACCGGCGAACAGCACTGA
- a CDS encoding DUF2145 domain-containing protein: protein MKAACGGLLLAAAGTAIAGQSCETAPMTLAEARTGLALAEAVQARLDASGSDVAVVARVGQDLSKYGLFYSHAGVVWRSAPGAPWRVVHLLNDCGTAHSDLWAQGLGNFFLNGIHAPQAAVLIPPAATAAALKARLQDPLALRALHQPAYSVVAYPYSLRYQNSNQWLLETVATVQSRELRLDNREAAQSWLKLAGYQPTELKLRTLTRLGGRVFKANVAFDDHPNELRFSDRIRTVTVESLERFWTQPAQGWRETTVRVDEAG from the coding sequence ATGAAGGCCGCCTGCGGCGGATTGCTGCTGGCCGCAGCCGGTACCGCCATAGCCGGGCAGAGCTGCGAGACCGCGCCGATGACACTGGCCGAAGCCCGTACCGGGCTGGCGCTCGCCGAAGCGGTACAGGCACGGCTCGATGCCAGCGGCAGCGATGTGGCGGTCGTCGCCCGTGTCGGCCAGGATTTGTCGAAATACGGGTTGTTCTACTCGCACGCCGGCGTGGTCTGGCGCAGCGCACCCGGCGCACCGTGGCGGGTGGTGCACTTGCTGAATGACTGCGGCACCGCACATTCGGACCTGTGGGCGCAGGGCCTCGGCAACTTCTTTCTCAACGGCATCCACGCGCCGCAGGCTGCAGTGCTGATCCCGCCGGCAGCCACCGCGGCGGCGCTCAAGGCCCGGCTGCAGGACCCATTGGCGTTGCGCGCACTGCATCAGCCGGCCTACAGCGTGGTGGCCTACCCGTATTCGCTGCGCTACCAGAACTCCAACCAGTGGCTGCTGGAAACGGTGGCCACCGTGCAATCGCGCGAGCTCCGGCTCGACAACCGCGAGGCAGCGCAGAGCTGGTTGAAGCTGGCCGGCTATCAGCCGACCGAGCTCAAGCTGCGCACGCTCACCCGGCTGGGCGGGCGGGTGTTCAAGGCCAATGTGGCGTTCGACGATCACCCGAACGAGCTGCGGTTCTCCGACCGCATCCGCACGGTGACCGTCGAATCGCTGGAGCGGTTCTGGACGCAGCCGGCGCAGGGTTGGCGCGAGACCACGGTGCGGGTGGACGAGGCGGGTTGA
- a CDS encoding DMT family transporter has protein sequence MPLHALAAFFLVLVWSTTALAINWSVAGVPYPLALLSRFAVAALAGFALLGLARRPWRMSRRLGRVWLFSGLGTSASMLCSYWASQYIASGIVAVVFGLIPLATALFARWWLAERLDRHELVGIALGVAGLATLFSEHLHFDASGIPGLAALLLAVALQSAVAVRLKAEAAALDPFAVNAGALTVCAVVTGIAWLAHGAPLASGPVDARALAAIGYLSLIGSVLGFGVYYWLIRECRPGQVAVLSLVSPAAALWLGHALNAEAVSARVLAGTGLILAGLVLHQRNQLLRR, from the coding sequence ATGCCGTTACATGCGCTCGCCGCTTTCTTCCTGGTGCTTGTCTGGTCGACCACGGCGCTTGCCATCAACTGGAGCGTTGCCGGCGTACCCTATCCGCTGGCGCTGCTGTCGCGCTTCGCCGTAGCCGCCCTGGCAGGCTTCGCGCTGCTTGGCCTGGCGCGGCGTCCGTGGCGCATGTCGCGGCGGCTGGGCCGGGTGTGGCTGTTCAGCGGGCTGGGCACCAGCGCGTCGATGCTGTGCAGCTACTGGGCCTCGCAATACATCGCCTCCGGCATCGTCGCCGTGGTGTTCGGGCTGATCCCGCTTGCCACCGCGCTGTTCGCTCGCTGGTGGCTGGCTGAACGGTTGGACCGCCATGAGCTCGTCGGTATCGCACTCGGTGTGGCGGGGCTCGCCACGCTGTTCTCCGAACACCTGCATTTCGACGCCAGTGGAATACCCGGCCTTGCCGCGTTGCTGCTGGCCGTGGCGCTGCAATCGGCAGTCGCGGTCAGGCTGAAGGCCGAGGCGGCCGCGCTCGATCCCTTCGCAGTGAATGCCGGCGCGCTGACGGTGTGCGCGGTGGTGACCGGCATCGCCTGGCTGGCCCATGGGGCACCGCTGGCAAGCGGTCCAGTCGATGCCCGCGCGCTCGCCGCCATTGGCTATCTGTCGCTGATCGGCTCGGTGTTGGGCTTCGGCGTGTATTACTGGCTGATCCGCGAATGCCGCCCAGGCCAGGTGGCGGTGCTGTCGCTGGTGTCGCCGGCCGCCGCGCTGTGGCTGGGCCATGCGCTCAACGCCGAAGCCGTCTCCGCGCGAGTGCTGGCGGGTACCGGGCTGATCCTGGCCGGGCTGGTGCTGCACCAGCGCAACCAGCTGCTGCGCCGTTGA
- a CDS encoding glycoside hydrolase family 19 protein, which yields MNTLRMRKLAGACLIAFGTLGPVVLPASLAHAYAAWQEGTTYTAGTKVTYNGVDYEAQVTHTAYVGANWNPAATPTLWKSLGTSTGTPTATPVPATPTPVAATPTPRPATPTPVAATPTPVAATPTPVSASCYPNWVSGTVYTGGQRVTYNGRNYEAQWWTNNDNPAQSGAWGVWKDLGSCGGTSATPTPVVATPTPKPTATPTPVVATPTPTPVTATPTPKPTATPTPVVATPTPTPAVPTPTPGPVASYKPQVTFIAAPAGYPSDAQFTAAENALAAQAGTDAGAIARIRAALRVLPDADVNAVVPGRAANPDNVKRVERVLGEAKFDSFFPVRNVAYTYVNFLRGVAKFPAYCDNYSDGRDADAICRKLLATSFAHFTQETGANWPALTPATARTYPAQNNAVLATMDQNTAIPTYKQALWYLRENGYNEGSAVGAYQDCFRGAGSSIFSIFYPCAQNASGQNIDYFGRGSKQLSWNYNYGPFSKSLYGDANVLLDNPGRVADTWLNFASAIWFAVYPQSPKPPMTWVVDGTWVPNAVDVANNMSPGFGATVHIINGGIECGGGTEKQQVLNRIAAYREFAREMGVTIPANEQLGCASMKGFQPGSAAATKAYLDKNWGYNANNPGGVSWACQLVDYQMPFSLANTGDYKQCVDYMFRGQVKFNGQIVIDNTK from the coding sequence ATGAACACCCTGCGCATGCGCAAGCTTGCCGGGGCGTGCCTGATTGCATTCGGCACGCTCGGCCCGGTTGTACTGCCCGCCTCGCTGGCCCACGCCTATGCGGCCTGGCAAGAAGGCACCACCTACACCGCCGGCACCAAGGTGACCTACAACGGCGTCGATTACGAAGCCCAGGTCACCCATACCGCCTACGTCGGCGCCAACTGGAACCCGGCCGCCACGCCGACGCTGTGGAAATCGCTCGGTACCAGCACGGGTACGCCGACCGCAACCCCGGTTCCGGCCACGCCTACCCCGGTCGCTGCGACACCCACGCCCCGCCCCGCCACGCCGACTCCGGTTGCTGCAACGCCCACGCCGGTGGCCGCGACACCGACCCCGGTCAGCGCGAGCTGCTATCCGAACTGGGTTTCCGGCACCGTGTACACCGGCGGCCAGCGCGTGACCTACAACGGTCGCAATTACGAAGCCCAGTGGTGGACCAACAACGACAACCCGGCGCAATCGGGTGCCTGGGGCGTCTGGAAGGATCTCGGCAGCTGCGGCGGCACCTCGGCCACGCCGACGCCGGTCGTCGCTACTCCGACGCCGAAGCCAACCGCCACGCCGACCCCTGTTGTCGCCACGCCCACCCCCACTCCGGTGACGGCGACCCCGACACCCAAGCCCACGGCTACCCCGACCCCGGTCGTCGCCACCCCGACGCCGACACCGGCTGTGCCGACCCCGACACCTGGTCCGGTTGCCAGCTACAAGCCGCAAGTGACCTTCATCGCCGCGCCGGCCGGTTATCCGAGCGACGCCCAGTTCACCGCTGCCGAGAACGCGCTTGCCGCCCAGGCCGGCACCGATGCCGGCGCCATCGCCCGTATCCGCGCCGCGCTGCGCGTGCTGCCCGATGCCGACGTCAATGCCGTCGTCCCGGGCCGCGCTGCCAACCCGGACAACGTGAAGCGCGTCGAGCGCGTGTTGGGCGAAGCCAAGTTCGACAGCTTCTTCCCGGTGCGCAACGTCGCCTACACCTACGTCAACTTCCTGCGTGGCGTGGCCAAGTTCCCGGCCTATTGCGACAACTACAGCGACGGCCGCGACGCCGACGCCATCTGCCGCAAGCTGCTGGCCACCTCGTTCGCCCACTTTACCCAGGAAACCGGTGCCAACTGGCCGGCGCTGACTCCGGCCACCGCCCGCACCTACCCGGCGCAGAACAACGCCGTGCTGGCGACGATGGACCAGAACACCGCCATCCCGACCTACAAGCAGGCGCTGTGGTACCTGCGTGAGAACGGCTACAACGAAGGCTCGGCCGTCGGCGCCTACCAGGATTGCTTCCGCGGTGCCGGCAGCTCGATCTTCTCTATCTTCTATCCGTGCGCACAAAACGCCTCGGGCCAGAACATCGACTACTTCGGCCGTGGCTCCAAGCAGCTGTCGTGGAACTACAACTACGGCCCGTTCAGCAAGTCGCTGTACGGTGATGCCAACGTGCTGCTGGACAACCCGGGCCGCGTAGCGGACACCTGGCTGAACTTCGCCTCGGCCATCTGGTTTGCGGTCTATCCGCAATCGCCCAAGCCGCCGATGACCTGGGTGGTCGACGGCACCTGGGTGCCGAACGCGGTCGACGTGGCCAACAACATGAGCCCGGGCTTCGGCGCTACCGTGCACATCATCAACGGTGGCATCGAGTGCGGCGGCGGTACCGAGAAGCAACAGGTACTGAACCGCATCGCGGCCTACCGCGAGTTCGCCCGCGAGATGGGCGTGACCATCCCGGCCAACGAGCAGCTCGGTTGCGCATCGATGAAGGGCTTCCAGCCTGGTTCGGCTGCCGCCACCAAGGCCTATCTGGACAAGAACTGGGGCTACAACGCCAACAACCCGGGCGGCGTATCGTGGGCCTGCCAGCTGGTCGATTACCAGATGCCGTTCAGCCTTGCCAACACCGGCGACTACAAGCAGTGCGTCGACTACATGTTCCGCGGCCAGGTGAAATTCAACGGCCAGATCGTGATCGACAATACCAAGTAA